The Rhodobacter sp. CZR27 genome includes a window with the following:
- the glpK gene encoding glycerol kinase GlpK, with translation MSYILAIDQGTTSSRAILFDAALKVVATAQEEFPQIYPASGWVEHDPSDLWSSVAATARAAVERAEIDARDIAAIGITNQRETVVIWDRATGQPIHNAIVWQDRRTADLCHDLVAQGHEPMITARTGLLLDPYFSATKVKWLLDHVEGARAKARAGELLFGTVDSYLIWKLTGGRAHVTDATNAARTMLFDIGRGTWDEEICRLLDVPIAMLPEVKDCAAPFGMTRADLFGREIPILGVAGDQQAATCGQACFRPGMMKSTYGTGCFALLNTGTEQVASRNRLLTTIAYQLNGQRTYALEGSIFIAGAVVQWLRDGLKLIREAGETHGLARAADPAQDLVIVPAFTGLGAPWWKPESRGGIFGLTRNSGPQEFARAALESVGFQTRDLLEAMRADWTAGAEGVLRVDGGMTASDWTMQFLADIIGAPVDRPVVRETTALGAAWLAGMQAGICPGPEGFAASWALDRRFEPEMDEETRSLRYARWGRAVRAVMSV, from the coding sequence ATGAGTTACATCCTCGCCATCGATCAGGGCACAACCTCGTCGCGCGCGATCCTGTTCGACGCTGCGCTGAAGGTGGTGGCGACGGCCCAGGAGGAGTTCCCGCAGATATACCCCGCCTCGGGCTGGGTCGAGCATGACCCCTCCGACCTCTGGTCCTCGGTGGCGGCCACCGCGCGCGCCGCGGTGGAGCGGGCCGAGATCGACGCGCGCGACATCGCCGCCATCGGCATCACCAACCAGCGCGAGACGGTGGTGATCTGGGACCGTGCCACCGGCCAGCCGATCCACAACGCGATCGTCTGGCAGGACCGCCGGACGGCGGATCTTTGCCACGACCTCGTGGCGCAGGGCCACGAGCCGATGATCACGGCGCGGACGGGGCTGCTGCTCGATCCCTATTTCTCGGCCACCAAGGTCAAGTGGCTGCTCGACCATGTCGAGGGCGCCCGCGCGAAGGCCCGTGCGGGCGAGCTGCTGTTCGGCACGGTCGACAGCTACCTGATCTGGAAGCTGACCGGCGGGCGGGCACACGTCACCGACGCCACCAACGCCGCCCGCACGATGCTGTTCGACATCGGCCGTGGCACCTGGGACGAGGAGATCTGCCGGCTGCTCGACGTTCCGATCGCGATGCTGCCCGAGGTGAAGGACTGCGCCGCGCCCTTCGGCATGACGCGCGCCGACCTCTTCGGGCGCGAGATCCCGATCCTCGGCGTGGCGGGCGACCAGCAGGCCGCGACCTGCGGGCAGGCATGCTTCCGCCCCGGCATGATGAAATCGACCTACGGCACCGGCTGCTTCGCGCTGCTCAACACCGGCACCGAACAGGTGGCCAGTCGCAACCGGCTGCTCACCACCATCGCCTACCAGCTGAACGGCCAGCGGACCTATGCGCTGGAGGGCTCGATCTTCATCGCGGGCGCCGTGGTGCAGTGGCTGCGCGACGGGCTGAAGCTGATCCGCGAGGCCGGCGAGACGCATGGCCTCGCACGGGCGGCCGATCCGGCGCAGGATCTGGTGATCGTGCCCGCCTTCACCGGCCTCGGCGCACCCTGGTGGAAGCCCGAGAGCCGCGGAGGGATCTTCGGCCTGACGCGCAACTCCGGGCCGCAGGAATTCGCCCGCGCCGCGCTGGAAAGCGTGGGCTTCCAGACCCGCGACCTGCTGGAGGCGATGCGGGCGGACTGGACCGCAGGCGCCGAGGGCGTGCTGCGGGTGGATGGCGGCATGACCGCCTCGGACTGGACGATGCAGTTCCTGGCCGACATCATCGGCGCGCCCGTCGACCGGCCGGTGGTGCGCGAGACGACGGCGCTGGGGGCGGCCTGGCTGGCCGGGATGCAGGCCGGGATCTGTCCGGGCCCCGAGGGCTTCGCGGCAAGCTGGGCGCTGGACCGCCGCTTCGAGCCCGAGATGGACGAGGAGACCCGCAGCCTCCGCTATGCCCGCTGGGGCCGTGCGGTGCGTGCGGTGATGTCGGTATGA
- a CDS encoding iron-containing alcohol dehydrogenase, whose protein sequence is MTPFGITAPGRILFGRGEAARAAGLIAALDDRVLLVHGATSARAAWLVEALTEAGAEVLSLGCAGEPDLATLEDALAEARPFRPGVVAGIGGGAALDLAKALAALVPAPDGPMEHLEVVGRGRPLVAAPLPFVALPTTAGTGTEATRNAVIGVPEHRRKVSLRDERMLARVAIVDPALTDGCPRGVTLASGLDAVTQVIEPFVSSRATPFTDALTRPAIGSGLAALIRLMRAEDAAARDEIAWVSLCGGLALANGGLGAVHDLAGVIGGVTGGAHGAICGTLLGPVLRANLQAAAPGSAARARLTEVCAILAGALAVPAAEAPEALSDWAGRMGLPRLADMGLGPGDHLPVAEASLASSSMKGNPVGLSVSALVEAMRQA, encoded by the coding sequence ATGACGCCGTTCGGCATCACCGCCCCGGGCCGCATCCTGTTCGGACGGGGCGAGGCCGCCCGCGCGGCGGGCCTGATCGCCGCACTGGACGACCGGGTGCTTCTGGTCCACGGCGCGACCTCGGCGCGCGCGGCCTGGCTGGTCGAGGCGCTGACCGAGGCCGGGGCCGAGGTGCTGTCGCTCGGCTGTGCGGGCGAGCCCGACCTTGCGACGCTCGAGGATGCCCTGGCCGAGGCCCGGCCCTTCCGGCCCGGCGTCGTGGCGGGGATCGGCGGCGGCGCAGCGCTCGATCTCGCCAAGGCCCTCGCGGCGCTGGTGCCGGCGCCCGACGGGCCGATGGAGCATCTCGAGGTCGTTGGCCGGGGTCGGCCGCTGGTTGCGGCGCCCCTGCCCTTCGTGGCGCTGCCGACCACTGCCGGCACCGGCACGGAAGCCACGCGCAACGCGGTGATCGGCGTGCCGGAACACCGGCGAAAGGTCAGCCTGCGTGACGAGCGCATGCTTGCCCGCGTGGCGATCGTCGATCCCGCGCTGACGGACGGCTGCCCGCGCGGAGTCACGCTCGCCTCGGGTCTGGATGCCGTCACGCAGGTGATCGAGCCGTTCGTCTCGTCCCGCGCGACGCCCTTCACGGATGCCCTGACCCGGCCCGCGATCGGCAGCGGCCTTGCCGCCCTGATCCGGCTTATGCGGGCCGAGGATGCCGCGGCCCGGGACGAGATCGCCTGGGTCAGTCTGTGCGGCGGGCTTGCGCTGGCCAATGGCGGGCTCGGCGCGGTGCACGACCTTGCCGGGGTGATCGGCGGGGTGACGGGCGGGGCGCATGGTGCGATCTGCGGCACCCTGCTCGGCCCGGTCCTGCGCGCGAACCTTCAGGCCGCCGCACCCGGAAGCGCCGCCCGCGCGCGGCTGACCGAGGTCTGCGCGATCTTGGCCGGCGCGCTGGCCGTCCCCGCCGCCGAAGCGCCAGAGGCGCTTTCCGACTGGGCCGGCCGGATGGGCCTGCCGCGGCTCGCGGACATGGGCCTCGGGCCCGGCGATCATCTGCCGGTGGCAGAGGCCTCGCTCGCCTCGTCGTCGATGAAGGGCAACCCGGTCGGCCTGTCCGTCTCGGCTTTGGTCGAGGCGATGCGGCAGGCCTGA
- a CDS encoding YihY/virulence factor BrkB family protein, with translation MPEATPMDAGRGREARSPREIPRKGWKDIAMRVWQSIGEDRVMLVAAGVTFYLLLALFPALAAFVSLYGLVADPATVIDQAEALRGVLPAEGLAMLTDQLRTLSAGAQSSLTVGFVVSFLIAFWSANSGMKALIEAVNIAHQEREKRSFLKLTLLSFALTLGAMALAVAMFAAVAIVPAILAVFDLGSAATVAIWLVRWPLLLLAVALALAGLYRWAPSREAPEWRWVTWGSAIATVVWLIASIAFTIYLENFANYSATYGSLGALVGLLLWIWIAVMILIVGAEINSEMEHQTARDTTTGAELPMGSRGAVMADTLGRRAD, from the coding sequence ATGCCTGAAGCCACACCCATGGACGCCGGACGCGGACGCGAAGCCCGCTCTCCCCGCGAGATCCCCCGGAAGGGATGGAAAGACATCGCCATGCGGGTCTGGCAGTCGATCGGTGAGGATCGCGTGATGCTGGTCGCCGCGGGCGTGACCTTCTACCTGCTGCTCGCGCTGTTTCCGGCGCTGGCGGCCTTCGTGTCGCTCTACGGCCTCGTCGCCGATCCGGCCACCGTCATCGATCAGGCCGAGGCGCTGCGCGGGGTCCTGCCGGCCGAGGGCCTCGCGATGCTCACCGACCAGTTGCGCACCCTTTCGGCCGGGGCGCAGTCCTCGCTAACGGTGGGTTTCGTCGTCTCGTTCCTCATCGCCTTCTGGAGCGCGAACTCGGGGATGAAGGCGCTGATCGAGGCGGTGAACATTGCCCATCAGGAGCGCGAGAAGCGCTCGTTCCTGAAGCTGACGCTGTTGTCCTTCGCCCTGACGCTGGGCGCCATGGCGCTGGCAGTGGCCATGTTCGCCGCCGTCGCCATCGTTCCCGCGATCCTTGCGGTGTTCGACCTCGGCTCGGCTGCGACCGTGGCGATCTGGCTGGTGCGCTGGCCGTTGCTGCTGCTTGCCGTGGCGCTGGCGCTGGCCGGGCTTTACCGCTGGGCACCCTCGCGCGAGGCGCCGGAATGGCGCTGGGTCACCTGGGGAAGTGCCATCGCGACGGTGGTCTGGCTGATAGCCTCGATCGCCTTCACGATCTATCTGGAGAATTTCGCGAACTATTCGGCGACCTACGGATCGCTGGGCGCGCTGGTGGGCCTGCTGCTCTGGATCTGGATCGCGGTGATGATCCTGATCGTCGGGGCCGAGATCAATTCCGAGATGGAACACCAGACCGCGCGCGACACCACGACGGGGGCCGAGCTGCCGATGGGCAGCCGCGGTGCGGTGATGGCCGACACTCTCGGCCGCCGTGCGGACTGA
- a CDS encoding deoxyguanosinetriphosphate triphosphohydrolase, protein MLAPYACQPGESRGRLKPESMSTFRSPFQRDRDRIIHSSAFRRLKHKTQVFVEHEGDYYRTRLTHSIEVAQVARTISGVLGLNTDLAECIALAHDLGHTPFGHTGEDALAKLMEPHGGFDHNAQAMRIVTRLERHYAEFDGLNLTWESLEGIAKHNGPVEGPLPYALAEANAQWDLELHTYASAEAQVAAIADDVAYSHHDLHDGLRSGLFTEEDLMALPVTAPAFEEVDRLYPGLEPMRRRHEALRRVFGRMVEDVIAVAQGRLEAAQPRSAEEIRQMGATVIRFSKPLYQELKVIRSFLFHRMYRAPSVMRERAKVTAVVNDLFPLFMARPELLPQEWRRDVETAEDETALARLVADYVAGMTDRFALQEHARLCG, encoded by the coding sequence ATGCTGGCCCCCTATGCCTGCCAGCCCGGCGAGAGCCGCGGCCGGCTCAAGCCCGAGAGCATGTCCACCTTCCGCTCGCCGTTCCAGCGCGACCGGGACCGGATCATCCACTCCTCGGCCTTCCGCAGGCTGAAGCACAAGACGCAGGTCTTCGTGGAACACGAGGGCGACTATTACCGCACCCGTCTGACCCATTCCATCGAGGTGGCGCAGGTCGCGCGCACGATCTCGGGCGTGCTGGGTCTGAACACCGATCTCGCCGAATGCATCGCGCTGGCCCATGACCTTGGCCACACGCCCTTCGGCCATACCGGCGAGGATGCCCTGGCGAAACTGATGGAGCCGCATGGCGGGTTCGATCACAACGCGCAGGCCATGCGGATCGTGACGCGGCTCGAGCGTCACTATGCCGAATTCGACGGGCTGAACCTGACGTGGGAGTCGCTCGAAGGCATCGCCAAGCACAACGGCCCGGTCGAGGGGCCGCTGCCCTATGCCCTGGCCGAGGCGAACGCCCAGTGGGATCTGGAACTTCACACCTATGCCTCGGCCGAGGCGCAGGTCGCAGCGATTGCCGACGACGTCGCCTATTCGCACCATGACCTGCACGACGGGCTGCGATCGGGCCTGTTCACCGAGGAGGACCTGATGGCGCTGCCCGTCACTGCCCCCGCCTTCGAGGAGGTGGACCGGCTCTATCCGGGGCTCGAGCCGATGCGGCGGCGGCACGAGGCGCTGCGCCGGGTCTTCGGCCGCATGGTCGAGGATGTGATCGCCGTGGCGCAGGGCCGGCTCGAGGCGGCGCAGCCGAGATCCGCCGAGGAGATCCGCCAGATGGGTGCCACGGTGATCCGCTTCTCGAAGCCGCTCTATCAGGAACTGAAGGTGATCCGCAGCTTCCTGTTCCACCGGATGTATCGCGCCCCCTCGGTGATGAGGGAGCGCGCCAAGGTGACAGCCGTGGTGAACGACCTCTTCCCGCTGTTCATGGCGCGGCCCGAGCTTCTGCCGCAGGAATGGCGCCGCGACGTCGAGACGGCCGAGGACGAGACGGCGCTGGCGCGGCTCGTCGCGGATTACGTGGCCGGCATGACGGACCGCTTCGCCCTGCAGGAGCATGCCCGCCTCTGCGGCTGA
- the erpA gene encoding iron-sulfur cluster insertion protein ErpA, with amino-acid sequence MNLPPRVTDRAFARLAEIAEASGETRALRVAVEGGGCSGFQYEIKLDDPGADDLVIEKDGQRVLVDQVSLPFLQNAEIDYAEELIGSRFVINNPNATSSCGCGTSFSI; translated from the coding sequence ATGAACCTTCCGCCGCGGGTGACTGACAGGGCCTTTGCCCGGCTTGCCGAAATCGCCGAAGCCTCGGGTGAGACGCGCGCGCTGCGCGTGGCCGTCGAGGGCGGCGGCTGCTCGGGCTTCCAGTACGAGATCAAGCTGGACGATCCGGGGGCGGACGATCTGGTGATCGAGAAGGACGGCCAGCGGGTGCTGGTCGATCAGGTTTCGCTGCCCTTCCTGCAGAACGCCGAGATCGACTATGCCGAAGAACTGATCGGCTCGCGCTTCGTGATCAACAATCCGAACGCGACCAGTTCCTGCGGCTGCGGCACCTCGTTCTCGATCTGA
- the xth gene encoding exodeoxyribonuclease III codes for MKIATYNINGIKARIEALTAWLEAAKPDVVLLQEIKSVDEGFPRSLFEDAGWRVETHGQKGFNGVAILSRLPLDDVTRGLPGDEEDAQARWIEATVMGQRAVRVCGLYLPNGNPAPGPKYDYKLGWMARMKTRAAELLATEEPVVLAGDYNVIPQPEDAARPEAWVTDALFLPESRAAFRRILHLGYTEAFRARTFGPGHYSFWDYQAAAWEKNNGIRIDHLLLSPQAADLMTDVRIDRETRAGDKPSDHVPVWVDLAA; via the coding sequence ATGAAGATCGCCACCTACAACATCAACGGCATCAAGGCGCGGATCGAGGCGCTGACCGCCTGGCTCGAGGCGGCGAAGCCGGACGTGGTGCTGCTGCAGGAGATCAAGTCGGTCGACGAGGGCTTTCCGCGCAGCCTGTTCGAGGATGCGGGCTGGCGGGTCGAGACCCATGGCCAGAAGGGCTTCAACGGCGTGGCGATCCTGTCGCGCCTGCCGCTCGACGATGTGACGCGCGGGCTGCCCGGCGACGAGGAGGACGCGCAGGCGCGCTGGATCGAGGCGACCGTGATGGGGCAGCGCGCGGTGCGGGTCTGCGGGCTCTACCTGCCGAACGGCAACCCGGCGCCGGGGCCGAAATATGACTACAAGCTGGGCTGGATGGCGCGGATGAAGACGCGCGCGGCCGAGCTTCTGGCCACCGAGGAGCCGGTCGTGCTGGCGGGAGACTACAACGTGATCCCGCAGCCCGAGGATGCGGCACGACCCGAAGCCTGGGTTACCGACGCGCTGTTCCTGCCCGAAAGCCGGGCCGCCTTCCGGCGCATCCTGCACCTGGGCTATACCGAGGCCTTCCGTGCCCGGACCTTCGGGCCGGGGCATTACTCGTTCTGGGACTACCAGGCCGCCGCCTGGGAGAAGAACAACGGCATCCGCATCGACCACCTGCTGCTGTCGCCGCAGGCGGCGGACCTGATGACCGATGTCCGCATCGACCGCGAGACGCGCGCCGGCGACAAGCCGTCGGATCACGTGCCGGTCTGGGTGGACCTCGCCGCCTGA
- a CDS encoding PaaI family thioesterase, producing the protein MALIRASLPLVEPGRAEIHLPHWHGVEQQHGFVHGGVVGMIADSAAGYAAMTVVPPEASVLTVEYKMNLVAPADGEMIVARGRVVRPGRTLIVTQAEVFALRDGRETLCALMQQTIMVMPGKGERDRPQAVVTS; encoded by the coding sequence ATGGCGCTGATACGTGCCAGCCTGCCGCTGGTCGAGCCGGGGCGGGCCGAGATCCACCTGCCGCACTGGCACGGGGTCGAGCAGCAGCACGGCTTCGTCCACGGTGGCGTGGTGGGCATGATCGCCGACTCGGCCGCCGGCTATGCCGCGATGACCGTGGTGCCGCCGGAGGCTTCCGTGCTGACGGTGGAATACAAGATGAACCTCGTCGCCCCGGCCGATGGCGAGATGATCGTGGCCCGCGGCCGCGTCGTGCGACCGGGCCGGACGCTGATCGTGACGCAGGCCGAGGTCTTCGCCCTGCGCGACGGGCGCGAGACACTCTGCGCGCTGATGCAGCAGACCATCATGGTGATGCCCGGCAAGGGCGAAAGGGACCGCCCTCAGGCCGTGGTCACGTCATAG
- a CDS encoding FAD-dependent monooxygenase yields the protein MSLKDAEVTVLGAGVAGLAVARALALRGAQVTVLEQAEAIREVGAGLQISPNGAAVLRAIGLGDALEGASMRARAVELRNGVGGDLVLRLDLERLRPGQGYHLMHRADLIDLLAAGARDAGVQIRLLQKIESVDLAGPRPRLITAQGAEYMPSLLIGADGLHSLVRAELNGPAQPFFTNQVAWRAVIPATPGEPVVAEVHMGEGRHLVSYPMRGGTQRNIVAVEERKRWVQEGWNLRDDPVDLRLAFASFNGRVRHWLEQVPDVWLWGLFRHPVAHTWYRGHVAILGDAAHPTLPFLAQGANMALEDSWVLAECLSRHSNMKGGLAEYQARRVPRVCRVVQAANNNAWAYHLRTPLREIAHLGLKLGSRLLPGPTLRRFDWLYGYDVTTA from the coding sequence ATGAGCCTGAAGGATGCCGAGGTCACCGTGCTGGGGGCCGGCGTGGCCGGCCTCGCGGTGGCCCGGGCGCTCGCGCTCCGCGGGGCCCAGGTGACGGTGCTGGAGCAGGCAGAGGCGATCCGCGAGGTGGGCGCGGGCCTGCAGATCTCGCCCAACGGCGCGGCGGTGCTGCGGGCGATCGGGCTGGGCGACGCGCTGGAAGGCGCCTCGATGCGGGCCAGGGCGGTCGAGCTGCGCAACGGCGTGGGCGGGGATCTCGTGCTGCGGCTGGATCTCGAGCGGCTCCGGCCGGGGCAGGGCTATCACCTGATGCACCGGGCGGACCTGATCGACCTGCTGGCCGCCGGGGCGCGCGATGCCGGCGTGCAGATCCGTCTGCTGCAGAAGATCGAGTCGGTCGATCTGGCCGGCCCGCGGCCGCGGCTGATCACGGCGCAGGGCGCGGAATACATGCCGAGCCTGCTGATCGGCGCCGACGGGCTGCATTCGCTGGTGCGGGCCGAGCTGAACGGTCCGGCGCAGCCCTTCTTCACCAACCAGGTCGCCTGGCGCGCGGTGATTCCGGCCACGCCCGGCGAGCCGGTGGTGGCCGAGGTCCACATGGGCGAGGGCCGGCATCTGGTCAGCTATCCGATGCGCGGCGGCACGCAGCGCAACATCGTGGCGGTCGAGGAACGCAAGCGCTGGGTGCAGGAGGGCTGGAACCTGCGCGACGATCCGGTGGACCTGCGCCTCGCCTTCGCCAGTTTCAACGGCCGGGTGCGCCACTGGCTGGAGCAGGTGCCCGATGTCTGGCTCTGGGGCCTGTTCCGCCATCCGGTCGCCCATACCTGGTATCGGGGCCATGTCGCCATCCTCGGCGACGCCGCGCATCCCACGCTGCCCTTCCTCGCGCAGGGTGCGAACATGGCGCTCGAGGACTCTTGGGTTCTCGCGGAATGCCTCAGCCGGCATTCGAACATGAAGGGCGGCCTGGCCGAGTATCAGGCCCGCCGGGTGCCGCGCGTCTGCCGCGTGGTGCAGGCCGCGAACAACAATGCCTGGGCCTATCACCTGCGCACCCCCTTGCGCGAGATCGCCCATCTGGGGCTGAAGCTCGGCTCGCGCCTGCTGCCCGGGCCCACGCTGCGCCGCTTCGACTGGCTTTACGGCTATGACGTGACCACGGCCTGA
- the dksA gene encoding RNA polymerase-binding protein DksA, producing the protein MKAEIFLPDDYRPAENEPFMNERQLEYFRRKLLNWKQELLEQSAETIEGLQESGRNVPDIADRASEETDRALELRTRDRQRKLVAKIDAALRRIDNGEYGYCEVSGEPISLKRLDARPIATMTLEAQERHERRERVHRDE; encoded by the coding sequence ATGAAAGCAGAGATCTTTCTGCCTGACGATTATCGCCCCGCCGAGAACGAACCTTTCATGAACGAGCGGCAACTGGAGTATTTCCGCCGCAAACTTCTCAACTGGAAACAGGAACTGCTGGAACAGAGCGCAGAGACCATCGAGGGCCTGCAGGAATCCGGCCGCAACGTCCCCGACATCGCCGACCGCGCCAGCGAGGAAACCGACCGCGCGCTGGAGCTTCGCACCCGTGACCGGCAGCGCAAGCTGGTCGCCAAGATCGACGCCGCGCTGCGGCGGATCGACAACGGCGAATACGGCTACTGCGAGGTCTCGGGCGAGCCGATCTCTCTCAAGCGGCTCGACGCGCGGCCCATCGCGACCATGACGCTGGAAGCCCAGGAACGCCACGAGCGTCGGGAACGCGTGCACCGGGACGAGTGA
- a CDS encoding MoxR family ATPase, with amino-acid sequence MKFSSTSSYVATEDLAVAVNAAVTLQRPLLVKGEPGTGKTELARQVSQSLGLPLIEWHVKSTTRAQQGLYEYDAVSRLRDSQLGDERVHDVRNYIRKGKLWQAFEAPGRVVLLIDEIDKADIEFPNDLLQELDRMEFHVYETGETVRAQHRPVVIITSNNEKELPDAFLRRCFFHYIRFPDIETMRAIVEVHFPGLKEALLTAALTQFYELREVPGLKKKPSTSEVLDWLKLLLAEDLSPEDLRRDGRSLLPRLHGALLKNEQDVHLFERLAFMARRQV; translated from the coding sequence ATGAAATTTTCCTCTACCTCTTCCTATGTAGCGACAGAGGATCTGGCGGTTGCCGTCAATGCTGCGGTCACGCTGCAACGCCCCCTTCTGGTCAAGGGAGAGCCGGGAACGGGAAAGACGGAACTGGCGCGTCAGGTGTCGCAGTCGCTGGGACTGCCGCTGATCGAGTGGCATGTCAAAAGCACGACGCGCGCGCAGCAGGGGCTTTACGAATACGATGCCGTCAGCCGCCTGCGCGACAGCCAGCTCGGCGACGAGCGCGTCCACGACGTGCGGAACTACATCCGCAAGGGCAAGCTCTGGCAGGCGTTCGAGGCGCCCGGCCGGGTCGTCCTGCTGATCGACGAGATCGACAAGGCCGACATCGAGTTCCCCAATGACCTGTTGCAGGAGCTCGACCGGATGGAATTTCACGTCTACGAGACGGGCGAGACCGTGCGTGCGCAGCATCGACCGGTGGTCATCATCACCTCGAACAACGAGAAGGAACTGCCCGACGCCTTCCTGCGCCGATGCTTCTTCCATTACATCCGCTTCCCCGACATCGAGACGATGCGCGCCATCGTCGAGGTCCACTTCCCCGGCCTGAAGGAGGCGCTTCTGACCGCCGCGCTCACACAGTTCTACGAACTGCGCGAGGTGCCGGGGCTGAAGAAGAAGCCCTCGACCTCCGAGGTGCTCGACTGGCTGAAGCTGCTCCTGGCCGAGGATCTCTCGCCCGAGGATCTGCGCCGCGATGGCCGCTCGCTGCTGCCCCGGCTGCATGGCGCGCTGCTCAAGAACGAGCAGGACGTGCACCTGTTCGAGCGGCTGGCCTTCATGGCGCGACGTCAGGTCTGA
- a CDS encoding GNAT family N-acetyltransferase, with translation MTDTLRLRPITTADEAAWRPLWGAYLRFYDTDLPETVIASTFARLTSGDRAEPRGILAWQGGAAVGLVHYLFHRHCWRIEDVCYLQDLFTAPEARGHGVARSLITAVYDAADAAGAPAVYWLTAENNARARALYDRIGRKSPFIRYNRVV, from the coding sequence ATGACCGACACCCTTCGCCTCCGCCCGATCACCACCGCCGACGAGGCTGCATGGCGCCCGCTGTGGGGCGCCTACCTGCGCTTCTACGACACCGACCTGCCCGAGACGGTGATCGCCTCGACCTTCGCCCGCCTCACCTCGGGCGACCGGGCCGAGCCGCGCGGGATCCTTGCGTGGCAGGGCGGGGCGGCGGTGGGCTTGGTGCATTACCTCTTCCACCGGCACTGCTGGCGGATTGAGGATGTCTGCTACCTTCAGGACCTGTTCACCGCGCCCGAGGCCCGCGGCCATGGCGTCGCCCGCAGCCTGATCACGGCGGTCTATGACGCCGCCGATGCCGCGGGCGCGCCGGCGGTCTACTGGCTGACGGCCGAGAACAACGCCCGCGCCCGGGCGCTCTATGACCGGATCGGGCGGAAGTCGCCGTTCATCCGCTACAATCGGGTGGTGTGA
- a CDS encoding VWA domain-containing protein — translation MFLPFFETLRRTGVPVSLREYLSFLEGMAAGLVTFDVTGFYHLARTAMVKDERHLDRFDRAFAESFRGLETITPEQVLEALNIPREWLEKLAEKHLTPEERAAIEALGGFDKLMETLKDRLREQQGRHQGGNKWIGTAGTSPFGAYGYNPEGVRIGQDESRHRRAVKVWDRREFRNLDDQVELGTRNIKVALRRLRRWAREGAAQEFDLDGTIRATAEHGYLDVKTRPERHNAVKVLLFLDIGGSMDDHVRVVEELFSAARAEFKHFEHFYFHNCLYEGVWRDNRRRWDEQVPTDQVIRTYGPDYKCIFVGDASMSPYEILHPGGANEHWNAEAGEVWLRRARAQWPANLWINPVPEKHWGYTQSIRMIREIFEGRMVPMTLEGIAGGVRELSR, via the coding sequence ATGTTCCTGCCGTTCTTCGAGACGCTGCGAAGGACCGGGGTTCCCGTCTCGCTGCGGGAATACCTGAGCTTCCTCGAAGGCATGGCCGCGGGCCTCGTGACCTTCGACGTGACGGGCTTCTACCACCTCGCCCGCACTGCGATGGTCAAGGACGAACGCCACCTCGACCGGTTCGACCGCGCCTTCGCCGAAAGCTTCCGCGGGCTCGAGACCATCACGCCCGAACAGGTGCTCGAGGCGCTGAACATCCCGCGCGAGTGGCTGGAGAAGCTGGCCGAAAAGCACCTGACGCCCGAGGAGCGCGCGGCGATCGAGGCGCTTGGCGGGTTCGACAAGCTGATGGAGACGCTGAAGGACCGCCTGCGCGAGCAGCAGGGCCGGCATCAGGGCGGCAACAAGTGGATCGGCACCGCCGGCACCTCACCCTTCGGCGCCTACGGCTACAACCCCGAGGGCGTGCGGATCGGGCAGGACGAAAGCCGCCACCGCCGCGCGGTCAAGGTCTGGGACCGGCGCGAGTTCCGCAACCTCGACGATCAGGTCGAGCTTGGCACCCGCAACATCAAGGTGGCGCTGCGGCGGCTGCGCCGCTGGGCGCGCGAGGGGGCGGCGCAGGAATTCGACCTTGACGGCACGATCCGGGCGACTGCCGAGCATGGCTATCTCGACGTCAAGACCCGGCCCGAGCGGCACAATGCGGTGAAGGTGCTGCTCTTCCTCGACATCGGCGGCTCGATGGACGACCATGTCCGGGTGGTGGAGGAACTGTTTTCCGCTGCCCGCGCCGAGTTCAAGCATTTCGAGCATTTCTACTTCCACAACTGCCTTTACGAAGGGGTGTGGCGCGACAACCGCCGCCGCTGGGACGAGCAGGTGCCGACCGATCAGGTGATCCGCACCTACGGCCCCGACTACAAGTGCATCTTCGTGGGCGATGCCTCGATGAGCCCCTACGAGATCCTGCACCCCGGGGGCGCGAACGAGCACTGGAATGCCGAGGCGGGCGAGGTCTGGCTGCGCCGCGCCCGCGCGCAGTGGCCGGCGAACCTCTGGATCAACCCGGTTCCCGAGAAGCACTGGGGCTACACCCAGTCGATCCGCATGATCCGCGAGATCTTCGAAGGGCGCATGGTGCCGATGACCCTCGAAGGCATCGCGGGCGGCGTGCGCGAACTCTCCCGCTGA